In one window of Hymenobacter nivis DNA:
- a CDS encoding MarC family protein, giving the protein MEILLATFTTLFSLVNPFGAMPVFLTLTSDDSGAERLRIALRACLYMVAILSVAFLGGQYILNFFGISIQHLRIAGGILLMRSAFDLLTPGANRDRVGPAALEESKLKDDVSFTPLAMPMLSGPGSMAICIGLIRPSYPDKLLTLLGFTLVALASFAVLASSLRLTRLLGRPGMAALARIMGFITLAIGVNFFATAIGALFPGLTK; this is encoded by the coding sequence ATGGAAATTCTGCTGGCCACATTTACCACCCTGTTTTCGCTCGTAAACCCCTTTGGGGCAATGCCGGTTTTCCTAACCCTCACCAGCGACGACAGCGGCGCCGAGCGCCTGCGCATTGCTCTGCGCGCCTGCCTCTACATGGTGGCCATCCTGAGCGTGGCTTTTTTAGGCGGGCAGTATATTCTCAACTTCTTCGGCATCAGCATTCAGCACTTGCGCATCGCGGGCGGCATTCTGCTCATGCGCTCGGCCTTCGACCTGCTCACGCCCGGCGCCAACCGCGACCGGGTGGGCCCCGCCGCCCTCGAAGAAAGCAAGCTCAAAGACGACGTAAGCTTCACGCCGCTGGCCATGCCTATGCTCTCGGGGCCCGGCTCGATGGCCATTTGCATCGGCCTCATCCGCCCCAGCTATCCCGATAAGTTACTGACGCTCTTGGGCTTCACGCTGGTAGCGCTGGCCAGCTTCGCGGTGCTGGCCTCGTCGCTGCGCCTCACGCGCTTGCTGGGCCGGCCGGGCATGGCGGCCCTGGCGCGCATCATGGGCTTCATCACGCTGGCCATCGGCGTAAACTTTTTCGCCACCGCCATTGGGGCCCTGTTCCCGGGGTTGACGAAATAG